Proteins encoded by one window of Sorex araneus isolate mSorAra2 chromosome 3, mSorAra2.pri, whole genome shotgun sequence:
- the KLHL10 gene encoding kelch-like protein 10, which produces MMKLIIEYAYTRTVPITPDNVEKLLAAADQFNIMGIVRGCCEFLKSELCLDNCIGICKFTDYYYCPELRQKAYMFILHNFEEMVKVSAEFLELSVTELKDIIEKDELNVKQEDAVFEAILKWISHDPQNRKQHISVLLPKVRLALMHAEYFMNNVKMNDYVKDSEECKPVIINALKAMYDLNMNGPSNSDFTNPLTRPRLPYAILFAIGGWSGGSPTNAIEAYDARADRWVNVTCEEESPRAYHGAAYLKGYVYIIGGFDSVDYFNSVKRFDPVKKTWHQVAPMHSRRCYVSVTVLSNFIYAMGGFDGYVRLNTAERYEPETNQWTLIAPMHEQRSDASATTLYGKVYICGGFNGNECLFTAEVYNTESNQWTVIAPMRSRRSGIGVIAYGEHVYAVGGFDGANRLRSAEAYSPVANTWRTIPTMFNPRSNFGIEVVDDLLFVVGGFNGFTTTFNVECYDEKTDEWYDAHDMSIYRSALSCCVVPGLANVGEYAARRDNFTGLALRDEVKYSASTSTLPV; this is translated from the exons ATGATGAAGCTAATAATTGAATACGCATACACCCGGACCGTCCCCATCACACCGGACAATGTGGAGAAGCTGCTCGCTGCTGCAGACCAATTTAACATCATGGGCATTGTCAGGGGCTGCTGCGAGTTCCTTAAGTCGGAGCTGTGTTTGGATAACTGTATTGGTATCTGCAAGTTCACAGACTACTACTACTGCCCCGAGCTGAGGCAGAAGGCCTACATGTTCATACTGCACAACTTCGAGGAGATGGTGAAAGTCTCCGCAGAGTTTTTAGAGCTCTCAGTCACCGAACTTAAGGatatcattgagaaagatgaacTCAACGTCAAACAAGAAGATGCTGTGTTTGAGGCCATTTTAAAGTGGATTTCTCACGACCCCCAAAACAGGAAGCAGCATATTTCAGTTTTGCTTCCCAAG GTTCGCCTGGCCCTAATGCACGCTGAGTACTTCATGAACAATGTTAAGATGAATGATTATGTCAAAGACAGCGAGGAATGCAAGCCAGTTATCATCAATGCCCTGAAGGCCATGTACGACCTCAACATGAATGGACCCTCTAATTCTGACTTCACCAACCCACTCACCAGGCCCCGCCTGCCCTATGCCATCCTATTTGCAATTGGTGGCTGGAGTGGTGGGAGCCCCACCAATGCCATTGAAGCCTATGATGCTCGGGCAGACAGATGGGTGAATGTCACTTGTGAGGAAGAGAGTCCCCGTGCCTACCATGGGGCCGCCTATTTGAAAGGTTATGTGTATATCATTGGGGGGTTCGATAGTGTAGACTATTTCAATAGTGTTAAGCGTTTTGACCCAGTCAAGAAAACATGGCACCAGGTGGCCCCGATGCACTCCAGACGTTGCTATGTCAGCGTGACAGTCCTCAGCAATTTTATTTATGCCATGGGAGGATTTGACGGCTATGTGCGTCTCAACACTGCTGAACGTTACGAGCCAGAGACCAATCAATGGACACTCATTGCCCCCATGCACGAACAGAGGAGTGATGCCAGCGCCACAACACTCTACGGGAAG GTCTACATATGTGGTGGGTTTAATGGAAATGAATGCCTGTTTACAGCAGAAGTGTACAACACGGAAAGTAACCAGTGGACAGTCATAGCACCCATGAGAAGCAGGAGGAGTGGAATAGGTGTAATTGCTTATGGAGAACACGTATACGCA GTAGGCGGCTTTGACGGAGCTAACCGACTTAGGAGTGCAGAAGCCTACAGCCCAGTGGCTAATACTTGGCGCACGATCCCCACTATGTTTAATCCTCGTAGCAATTTTGGCATCGAGGTGGTAGACGATCTCTTGTTTGTGGTGGGGGGCTTTAACGGCTTTACCACCACCTTTAATGTTGAGTGCTATGATGAAAAGACCGATGAGTGGTATGATGCTCATGACATGAGCATATACCGCAGTGCTCTTAGCTGctgtgtggtaccagggctgGCCAATGTTGGGGAATACGCAGCTAGACGGGACAACTTCACAGGATTAGCACTGCGAGATGAAGTAAAATACTCCGCTtcgacaagcaccctacctgtatGA